The following are from one region of the Salvia splendens isolate huo1 chromosome 2, SspV2, whole genome shotgun sequence genome:
- the LOC121792201 gene encoding ras-related protein RABC2a-like, whose protein sequence is MGSSGQGQSNYDLSFKILLIGDSAVGKSSLLVSFISNVVDDLSPTVGVDFKIKFLTVGGKKLKLTIWDTAGQERFRTLTSSYYRGAHGIILVYDVTRRDTFTNLSDVWAKELELYSTNEDCLKMLVGNKVDRESERVVSREEGMSLAKDLGCLFLECSARTRENVEQCFSELALKIMEVPRLLEEGSTVKRNILKQKQEHQTPPSGGCCL, encoded by the exons ATGGGGAGTTCAGGTCAGGGGCAGAGCAACTATGATCTATCGTTTAAGATCCTGCTCATCGGAGATTccgccgtcggcaagagcagcCTGCTCGTCAGTTTCATTTCCAACGTAGTCGACGATCTTTCCCCTACCGTAG GTGTGGATTTTAAGATCAAGTTTCTCACTGTTGGTGGGAAGAAACTGAAGCTTACCATTTGGGACACAG CTGGACAAGAAAGATTTAGGACGCTAACAAGCTCATATTATAGAGGTGCTCATGGAATCATTCTTG TTTATGACGTTACAAGGAGAGATACATTTACAAACTTATCTGATGTATGGGCTAAGGAGCTGGAGCTATACTCCACCAATGAGGATTGCTTGAAGATGCTTGTTGGGAATAAAGTTGATAGG GAATCTGAACGAGTTGTGAGCAGGGAAGAAGGGATGAGTCTTGCGAAAGACCTTGGATGTCTGTTCTTGGAATGCAGTGCCAGAACTCGAGAAAATGTTGAGCAATGTTTCTCAGAACTAGCATTGAAG ATAATGGAGGTGCCGAGGCTGCTCGAAGAAGGATCAACAGTGAAGAGAAATATCTTGAAACAGAAACAGGAACATCAGACACCTCCCAGCGGTGGTTGCTGCTTGTAG